The following proteins come from a genomic window of Populus nigra chromosome 6, ddPopNigr1.1, whole genome shotgun sequence:
- the LOC133696699 gene encoding cell number regulator 2: MYPSISSEFQKEPSHATSSAPPQPHFFNFEDAVATGIPVPLANQNNPDPSPPLPVNNASHSISSGPWSTSLCGCFSDLNSCCLTCWCPCVAFGRIAEIVDRGSTSCGMSGTLFTLILCLTGCSCLYSCFYRSKLRGQFFLKESPCTDCCVHCFCEECALCQEYRELKNRGFDLSIGWHGNMERQKRLAATAPPTEERMMR; encoded by the exons ATGTATCCTTCAATTTCCAGTGAGTTCCAAAAGGAGCCATCACATGCAACATCATCGGCACCACCGCAGCcacattttttcaattttgaagaCGCCGTGGCTACTGGAATCCCAGTCCCTTTAGCGAATCAAAATAATCCTGATCCAAGTCCTCCTCTCCCGGTCAACAATGCCAGCCATTCTATTTCTTCAGGGCCTTGGTCCACTAGTCTCTGTGGTTGTTTTAGCGATCTTAATAGCT GCTGCTTAACATGCTGGTGTCCATGTGTTGCATTTGGACGAATTGCAGAAATTGTTGACAGAGGATCAACTT CATGTGGAATGAGTGGAACCCTTTTTACATTAATACTATGTTTGACTGGGTGCTCTTGTTTGTACTCGTGCTTTTATCGATCTAAGTTGAGAGGGCAGTTTTTCTTGAAGGAAAGCCCATGCACAGATTGTTGTGTCCATTGTTTTTGCGAGGAATGTGCATTGTGTCAAGAGTATAGAGAGCTCAAGAACCGCGGCTTTGACTTGTCTATTG GATGGCATGGGAACATGGAAAGGCAGAAAAGATTGGCTGCCACTGCTCCTCCAACTGAAGAAAGGATGATGAGATGA
- the LOC133697959 gene encoding probable carboxylesterase 6, translating into MRTRRMAAAKVGSNLSHKIGKDCHQHGAVAEEIDGLIKAYKDGRVERPQIVPCVTSTLAPGLGVTSRDTVIDNFTNIWARFYVPIKFHGKLPLLIYFHGGGFCVGSAAWSCYHDFLARLAAKANCIIMSVNYRLAPENPLPAAYDDGIKALMWLKQQALCACTDNWWASQWNFSDVFLAGDSAGANIAFNVITRLDSFNAGQAAAAIKPLTLKGIILIQPFFGGEARTHSEKHSVQSPRSALNLAASDTYWRLALPCGANRDHPWCNPLAKGSVKLEDFVRFPIMVCISEMDILKDRSLEFVASLGRAGKRVEHVVHKGVGHAFQILSKSQLSQTRTLEIMARIKGFISGL; encoded by the coding sequence ATGAGAACTAGAAGAATGGCTGCTGCTAAAGTTGGTTCAAATTTAAGTCATAAGATTGGCAAAGACTGTCATCAACATGGGGCTGTAGCCGAGGAAATTGATGGCCTAATCAAAGCGTACAAAGATGGGCGAGTGGAGAGACCGCAGATTGTTCCATGTGTCACAAGTACTTTAGCTCCCGGGCTCGGTGTGACTTCACGGGACACGGTCATTGACAACTTCACAAACATTTGGGCACGTTTTTATGTCCCAATTAAGTTCCATGGTAAGCTGCCTTTACTTATATATTTCCATGGGGGTGGGTTTTGTGTAGGCTCAGCTGCTTGGAGTTGCTACCATGACTTCCTAGCAAGGCTAGCTGCTAAGGCCAATTGCATAATCATGTCAGTTAATTACCGTTTAGCCCCTGAAAATCCTCTCCCAGCAGCCTATGATGATGGAATTAAGGCTCTAATGTGGTTAAAACAACAAGCTCTTTGTGCTTGTACTGATAATTGGTGGGCTAGTCAATGGAATTTCTCCGACGTCTTTCTAGCTGGAGATAGTGCTGGTGCCAACATAGCCTTCAACGTCATCACAAGACTTGATTCCTTTAATGCAGGACAAGCTGCTGCAGCCATAAAGCCATTAACTCTGAAAGGCATTATCTTGATTCAACCATTTTTCGGAGGAGAGGCACGTACTCATTCAGAAAAACACTCAGTACAATCACCTCGGTCGGCGCTTAACTTGGCAGCCTCTGATACATATTGGCGATTAGCTTTGCCTTGCGGCGCTAACCGGGACCATCCATGGTGCAACCCTCTAGCAAAAGGGTCAGTGAAATTGGAGGATTTTGTGAGATTTCCAATTATGGTATGCATATCAGAGATGGACATTTTGAAAGACAGGAGCTTGGAGTTTGTTGCTTCTTTGGGTAGAGCAGGTAAGAGAGTGGAGCATGTGGTTCATAAAGGTGTGGGGCATGCATTTCAGATTCTAAGCAAGTCTCAGCTCTCACAAACTCGAACATTGGAAATTATGGCACGGATCAAGGGCTTCATTAGTGGATTATGA
- the LOC133697371 gene encoding serine/threonine-protein phosphatase 2A 65 kDa regulatory subunit A beta isoform: MSTMEEPLYPIAVLIDELKNDDIQLRLNSIRRLSTIARALGEERTRKELIPFLSENNDDDDEVLLALAEELGVFIPYVGGVEYAHVLLPPLETLCTVEETCVRDKAVESLCRIGSQMRETDLVDWFIPLVKRLAAGEWFTSRVSACGLFHIAYPSAPEMLKTELRSIYSQLCQDDMPMVRRSAASNLGKFAATVESVHLKADILSIFEDLTQDDQDSVRLLAVEGCAALGKLLEPQDCVAHILPVIVNFSQDKSWRVRYMVANQLYELCEAVGPEPTRTDLVPAYVRLLRDNEAEVRIAAAGKVTKFCRILSPEHAIQHILPCVKELSSDSSQHVRSALASVIMGMAPVLGKDATIEQLLPIFLSLLKDEFPDVRLNIISKLDQVNQVIGIDLLSQSLLPAIVELAEDRHWRVRLAIIEYIPLLASQLGVGFFDDKLGALCMQWLQDKVYSIRDAAANNLKRLAEEFGPEWAMEHIIPQVLEMSTNPHYLYRMTIIRAVSLLAPVMGSEITCSKLLPVVVNASKDRVSNIKFNVAKVLQSLIPIVDQSVAEKTIRPCLVELSEDPDVDVRFFANQALQTIDSVMMSS, encoded by the exons ATGTCAACGATGGAAGAACCACTATATCCTATAGCCGTTTTGATAGATGAATTAAAGAATGATGACATTCAGCTACGGTTAAACTCGATACGTAGACTATCGACTATTGCACGTGCTCTCGGGGAGGAACGAACCCGGAAGGAGTTAATTCCATTTTTGAgtgaaaataatgatgatgatgatgaggtaCTCCTTGCATTGGCGGAGGAATTGGGGGTGTTTATTCCTTATGTTGGGGGAGTTGAGTATGCTCATGTTTTGCTTCCACCTCTGGAGACTCTCTGCACTGTTGAGGAAACCTGTGTGAGAGATAAAGCTGTGGAGTCGCTGTGTAGGATTGGATCTCAGATGAGGGAGACTGACCTGGTTGATTGGTTCATTCCTCTTGTCAAG AGACTGGCAGCTGGGGAATGGTTTACCTCTCGAGTTTCTGCATGTGGGCTATTTCATATTGCCTACCCTAGCGCCCCAGAGATGTTGAAGACAGAGTTGCGGTCAATATACAGTCAGTTGTGTCAAGATGACATGCCCATGGTTAGGAGGTCTGCGGCCTCTAATTTGGGGAAATTTGCTGCCACTGTTGAATCTGTGCATTTGAAGGCTGACATCCTGTCAATTTTTGAGGACCTTACCCAAGATG ATCAAGATTCTGTTCGTTTATTGGCTGTCGAGGGTTGTGCTGCTCTTGGGAAATTATTGGAGCCTCAGGATTGTGTTGCACACATTCTTCCTGTTATTGTTAATTTCTCTCAG GACAAGTCTTGGCGTGTACGCTACATGGTTGCAAATCAACTGTATGAACTTTGTGAAGCTGTGGGGCCTGAGCCTACCAG GACGGACTTGGTCCCTGCATATGTGCGGTTACTTCGTGATAATGAGGCTGAAGTACGTATAGCAGCTGCTGGAAAAGTAACTAAATTCTGCCGCATTTTAAGTCCAGAACATGCTATTCAGCATATTCTCCCCTGTGTGAAG GAACTGTCATCAGATTCTTCCCAGCATGTCCGCTCTGCTTTGGCTTCAGTTATAATGGGAATGGCTCCTGTCTTGGGGAAG GATGCCACAATCGAACAGCTTCTTCCAATTTTTCTATCCCTCTTGAAGGATGAATTTCCTGATGTGCGACTGAACATCATCAGCAAGCTTGATCAAGTCAATCAG GTTATTGGGATTGATCTACTATCCCAATCACTATTGCCAGCAATTGTTGAGCTTGCAGAGGATAGGCATTGGAGGGTTCGGCTTGCAATTATAGAGTACATTCCTTTATTGGCAAGTCAATTGGGTGTTGGGTTCTTTGATGATAAACTTGGCGCTCTTTGCATGCAGTGGTTACAGGATAAG GTTTATTCGATTCGCGATGCTGCTGCAAACAATTTAAAGCGCCTTGCTGAGGAATTTGGTCCTGAGTGGGCAATGGAGCACATAATTCCACAG GTTTTGGAGATGAGCACCAATCCCCATTATTTGTACCGGATGACAATTATACGAGCTGTCTCGTTGCTTGCTCCTGTCATGGGTTCAGAAATTACATGTTCTAAACTGCTGCCAGTGGTCGTCAATGCATCGAAAGACAG GGTGTCAAATATCAAGTTCAATGTGGCGAAGGTGCTGCAATCCCTCATTCCAATAGTTGATCAGTCT GTTGCAGAGAAGACAATCCGTCCCTGTTTGGTTGAGCTCAGTGAGGACCCAGATGTCGATGTCCGTTTTTTCGCGAACCAAGCTCTTCAGACTATTGATAGTGTCATGATGTCTAGCTAG
- the LOC133696718 gene encoding aluminum-activated malate transporter 9-like isoform X1 has protein sequence MLQEQTANSISSQVLKSFLKHHFPHIREFSVEGRSRKINKVMKMAPYRHNYVESSKEWQPLLGSLSGDVEQAGKCKYLNLLSEKISKSLNDFQDFAVRAWEMGRSDPKKVIFAIKMGLALSIVSLLIFWKGSNEDISQYSIWAILTVIVMFEYSIGATFIKGFNRVLGTVCAGILAFFCAELSILAGDQGEEVLIVASIFIAGFFSSYLKLYPTMAPYEYGFRVFILTYCILMVAGNRTREYTTAVLTRLVLIAVGAGVCFVVNLFIYPIWAGDALHSLVAKNFMDLAISLEGCVNGYLKCVEYERVPSKILTFQAYDDPLYNGYRSVLESTRREDSLFGFAIWEPPHGRFRMFNYPWKNYVKLSGALRHSAFMVMALHGCILSEIQAPAERRQVFRSELQRVGAEGANVLRELGSKVDKMEKLGPGDILKEVHEAAEQLQKKIDQRSYLLVNSESWEIARDPQVFQELENLKENGNIKLGFKSASEAVLDLRSLTLSTPSLPPKDSQDNLFAKQASWPSRLSFNADTGIEESGRRTYESASALSLAMFASLLIEFSARLQNVVESFEELSEKANFVEPIMNSEIV, from the exons ATGTTGCAAGAACAAACTGCAAATTCAATTAGTTCTCAAGTACTAAAATCCTTTTTGAAACACCACTTCCCGCACATTCG TGAATTTTCAGTTGAAGGAAGATCGAGAAAAATCAACAAGGTGATGAAAATGGCGCCATATAGGCATAACTACGTGGAAAGTAGTAAAGAATGGCAGCCTCTTTTGGGCAGCTTGAGTGGAGATGTTGAACAAGCAGGAAAATGCAAGTATTTGAATTTGTTAAGTGAAAAAATCAGCAAGTCATTGAATGATTTCCAAGATTTTGCTGTGAGAGCTTGGGAAATGGGTCGTTCTGATCCGAAGAAAGTCATATTTGCTATCAAGATGGGATTAGCATTGTCTATTGTATCCTTGCTCATATTCTggaaaggatccaacgaggacATTTCTCAGTATTCAATCTGGGCAATCTTAACTGTCATTGTGATGTTCGAATACAGCATAG GAGCAACATTTATAAAAGGATTTAATCGTGTATTGGGTACAGTATGTGCTGGAATTCTTGCCTTCTTCTGTGCTGAGCTCTCTATATTGGCTGGTGATCAAGGAGAGGAGGTCCTAATTGTTGCTAGTATTTTTATTGCAG GATTCTTCTCATCCTATTTGAAGTTGTACCCGACAATGGCGCCATATGAATATGGTTTTCGAGTATTCATATTAACATACTGTATTCTTATGGTAGCTGGGAATCGGACTCGGGAATATACCACGGCAGTCTTAACTAGATTAGTACTTATTGCAGTTGGTgctggtgtttgttttgttgtaaATCTGTTCATATACCCCATTTGGGCCGGTGATGCATTGCACAGTTTGGTGGCAAAAAATTTCATGGACCTGGCTATCTCCCTGGAAG GTTGTGTTAATGGGTACCTGAAATGTGTTGAATACGAAAGGGTTCCCTCAAAGATTCTTACATTCCAGGCTTATGATGATCCACTTTACAATGGCTACAGATCAGTGCTGGAATCTACAAGAAGAGAAGATAGTCTG TTTGGCTTCGCTATCTGGGAACCACCTCACGGTCGTTTCAGAATGTTCAATTATCCTTGGAAAAACTATGTCAAATTGAGTGGTGCACTGAGGCATTCTGCATTTATGGTCATGGCACTACATGGATGCATTCTGTCAGAAATACAG GCTCCTGCTGAAAGGCGGCAAGTCTTTCGTAGCGAGCTCCAGAGAGTAGGAGCAGAAGGTGCAAATGTTTTGCGTGAGCTTGGAAGCAAAGTAGACAAAATGGAAAAACTAGGCCCGGGAGACATACTAAAAGAGGTGCATGAAGCAGCAGAGCAACTACAAAAGAAGATAGACCAAAGATCATACCTTTTAGTAAATTCTGAAAGCTGGGAAATTGCACGAGATCCTCAGGTATTTCAAGAACTTGAAAATCTTAAAGAGAACGGGAATATTAAATTGGGATTTAAATCCGCAAGTGAAGCAGTATTGGACTTAAGGTCACTCACTCTTTCTACACCTTCCCTACCTCCGAAAGACTCCCAGGATAATTTGTTTGCAAAACAAGCATCCTGGCCTTCCCGTCTTTCTTTCAATGCTGATACAGGCATTGAAGAAAGTGGGCGCAGAACATATGAAAGCGCAAGTGCCTTATCTTTAGCAATGTTTGCTTCACTTCTGATTGAGTTTTCTGCTAGGCTTCAAAATGTAGTTGAATCATTTGAAGAACTAAGTGAGAAAGCCAACTTTGTAGAGCCAATTATGAACTCTGAGATTGTTTAA
- the LOC133696718 gene encoding aluminum-activated malate transporter 9-like isoform X2 gives MKMAPYRHNYVESSKEWQPLLGSLSGDVEQAGKCKYLNLLSEKISKSLNDFQDFAVRAWEMGRSDPKKVIFAIKMGLALSIVSLLIFWKGSNEDISQYSIWAILTVIVMFEYSIGATFIKGFNRVLGTVCAGILAFFCAELSILAGDQGEEVLIVASIFIAGFFSSYLKLYPTMAPYEYGFRVFILTYCILMVAGNRTREYTTAVLTRLVLIAVGAGVCFVVNLFIYPIWAGDALHSLVAKNFMDLAISLEGCVNGYLKCVEYERVPSKILTFQAYDDPLYNGYRSVLESTRREDSLFGFAIWEPPHGRFRMFNYPWKNYVKLSGALRHSAFMVMALHGCILSEIQAPAERRQVFRSELQRVGAEGANVLRELGSKVDKMEKLGPGDILKEVHEAAEQLQKKIDQRSYLLVNSESWEIARDPQVFQELENLKENGNIKLGFKSASEAVLDLRSLTLSTPSLPPKDSQDNLFAKQASWPSRLSFNADTGIEESGRRTYESASALSLAMFASLLIEFSARLQNVVESFEELSEKANFVEPIMNSEIV, from the exons ATGAAAATGGCGCCATATAGGCATAACTACGTGGAAAGTAGTAAAGAATGGCAGCCTCTTTTGGGCAGCTTGAGTGGAGATGTTGAACAAGCAGGAAAATGCAAGTATTTGAATTTGTTAAGTGAAAAAATCAGCAAGTCATTGAATGATTTCCAAGATTTTGCTGTGAGAGCTTGGGAAATGGGTCGTTCTGATCCGAAGAAAGTCATATTTGCTATCAAGATGGGATTAGCATTGTCTATTGTATCCTTGCTCATATTCTggaaaggatccaacgaggacATTTCTCAGTATTCAATCTGGGCAATCTTAACTGTCATTGTGATGTTCGAATACAGCATAG GAGCAACATTTATAAAAGGATTTAATCGTGTATTGGGTACAGTATGTGCTGGAATTCTTGCCTTCTTCTGTGCTGAGCTCTCTATATTGGCTGGTGATCAAGGAGAGGAGGTCCTAATTGTTGCTAGTATTTTTATTGCAG GATTCTTCTCATCCTATTTGAAGTTGTACCCGACAATGGCGCCATATGAATATGGTTTTCGAGTATTCATATTAACATACTGTATTCTTATGGTAGCTGGGAATCGGACTCGGGAATATACCACGGCAGTCTTAACTAGATTAGTACTTATTGCAGTTGGTgctggtgtttgttttgttgtaaATCTGTTCATATACCCCATTTGGGCCGGTGATGCATTGCACAGTTTGGTGGCAAAAAATTTCATGGACCTGGCTATCTCCCTGGAAG GTTGTGTTAATGGGTACCTGAAATGTGTTGAATACGAAAGGGTTCCCTCAAAGATTCTTACATTCCAGGCTTATGATGATCCACTTTACAATGGCTACAGATCAGTGCTGGAATCTACAAGAAGAGAAGATAGTCTG TTTGGCTTCGCTATCTGGGAACCACCTCACGGTCGTTTCAGAATGTTCAATTATCCTTGGAAAAACTATGTCAAATTGAGTGGTGCACTGAGGCATTCTGCATTTATGGTCATGGCACTACATGGATGCATTCTGTCAGAAATACAG GCTCCTGCTGAAAGGCGGCAAGTCTTTCGTAGCGAGCTCCAGAGAGTAGGAGCAGAAGGTGCAAATGTTTTGCGTGAGCTTGGAAGCAAAGTAGACAAAATGGAAAAACTAGGCCCGGGAGACATACTAAAAGAGGTGCATGAAGCAGCAGAGCAACTACAAAAGAAGATAGACCAAAGATCATACCTTTTAGTAAATTCTGAAAGCTGGGAAATTGCACGAGATCCTCAGGTATTTCAAGAACTTGAAAATCTTAAAGAGAACGGGAATATTAAATTGGGATTTAAATCCGCAAGTGAAGCAGTATTGGACTTAAGGTCACTCACTCTTTCTACACCTTCCCTACCTCCGAAAGACTCCCAGGATAATTTGTTTGCAAAACAAGCATCCTGGCCTTCCCGTCTTTCTTTCAATGCTGATACAGGCATTGAAGAAAGTGGGCGCAGAACATATGAAAGCGCAAGTGCCTTATCTTTAGCAATGTTTGCTTCACTTCTGATTGAGTTTTCTGCTAGGCTTCAAAATGTAGTTGAATCATTTGAAGAACTAAGTGAGAAAGCCAACTTTGTAGAGCCAATTATGAACTCTGAGATTGTTTAA
- the LOC133697717 gene encoding small ribosomal subunit protein cS23z, with the protein MLSVAFQCGFSNVFTYSSLPCQTPSCKTFKATFSTNPKPNLIHSSTFLDQKRKRVSRNQRYTTFAAPEALTVETPTDTPPSTETEESIPTKETEKAEVLVKQVEKPRLVLKFIWMEKNIGLALDQVIPGHGTVPLSPYFFWPRKDAWEELKAALESKPWISQKKMIILLNQATDIINLWQQSGGNLTTQ; encoded by the exons ATGTTATCCGTGGCATTTCAGTGTGGTTTCAGTAATGTGTTCACATATTCTTCATTGCCTTGTCAGACCCCTAGTTGCAAAACATTCAAAGCCACATTTTCCACCAATCCCAAACCAAATCTAAtacattcttcaacatttcttGACCAGAAAAGGAAACGCGTTTCAAGAAACCAAAGATACACAACTTTCGCCGCCCCAGAAGCTCTCACAGTTGAAACACCCACTGACACTCCCCCTTCCACTGAAACAGAAGAATCCATCCCCACCAAAGAAACCGAG AAAGCTGAGGTGTTAGTAAAACAAGTGGAGAAACCAAGGTTGGTGTTGAAGTTTATATGGATGGAGAAGAATATTGGACTGGCTCTTGATCAGGTGATACCTGGACATGGCACTGTCCCGTTGAGTCCTTATTTCTTTTGGCCAAGGAAGGATGCATGGGAAGAGCTTAAAGCCGCTCTAGAGAGTAAGCCATGGATATCCCAGAAGAAGATGATCATACTTCTCAATCAGGCCACTGATATCATCAATTTGTGGCAGCAAAGTGGTGGCAATCTTACCACACAATGA
- the LOC133697716 gene encoding uncharacterized protein LOC133697716 translates to MAATPALLCSNYYCSLVTAATKTQFNSKGPPSISPHHKLQHIRAFNSKTQCSPATPLFLSQNSNFLCHATRRKPPTVPNTKTISSAEEGDDNARKVVQIILWVVEGVYILWLFLLPYAPGDPVWAISTETVNSLIGLSLNFFFILPFINSVGIRLIDAPVLHPMSEGLFNFVIGWTFMFAPLLFTDCKRDRYRWSLDVLWGFQMFLTNTFLIPYMAIRLNEADSDYTPSKRSQLGTIMTTGAPVVGLIGGAACLISVLWALFGRIDGNFGSITDRCEFLVSYLESERLAYAFIWDICLYIIFQPWLIGENLQNVQKSKVGVVNYFRFVPVVGLVAYLLCLNLDE, encoded by the exons ATGGCAGCAACTCCAGCTCTCCTCTGCAGCAACTACTACTGCTCTTTGGTCACAGCAGCTACCAAAACACAGTTCAATTCAAAAGGACCACCTTCAATCTCTCCCCATCATAAATTGCAACATATCAGAGCTTTTAATTCCAAAACCCAATGCTCTCCAGCAACACCACTTTTCCTGTCCCAAAATTCCAATTTCCTATGTCACGCGACCCGCCGCAAACCACCCACCGTGCCAAACACCAAGACCATCTCCTCTGCCGAAGAGGGCGATGATAATGCACGGAAAGTGGTTCAGATTATTCTCTGGGTTGTTGAAGGAGTTTACATTTTGTGGCTCTTTCTACTCCCTTATGCCCCT GGAGATCCAGTGTGGGCTATCAGTACAGAGACTGTTAATTCTCTCATTGGACTTtctctcaatttcttcttcatcttgcCTTTCATCAATTCTG TCGGCATACGTCTTATTGATGCCCCAGTTCTTCACCCG ATGTCTGAAGGATTATTCAACTTTGTTATTGGGTGGACTTTCATGTTTGCTCCTTTGCTGTTCACTGATTGCAAGAGGGATAGATACAGATGGTCACTGGATGTTTTATGGGGCTTCCAGATGTTCCTCACCAACA CATTCTTGATACCTTACATGGCAATCCGGCTGAATGAGGCTGATTCCGACTATACACCAAGCAAGCGCTCTCAACTAGGCACTATCATGACAACTGGCGCACCAGTAGTCGGACTGATTGGTGGAGCTGCATGCCTGATATCAGTATTATGGGCTCTTTTTGGTCGAATTGATGGTAATTTTGGGAGCATAACAGACAGATGTGAGTTCTTGGTTAGTTATTTAGAATCAGAGAGGCTTGCTTATGCTTTCATTTGGGATATATGTCTCTACATAATTTTCCAGCCCTGGCTGATAGGTGAAAATTTGCAAAATGTTCAGAAAAGCAAAGTTGGCGTGGtcaattattttagatttgttcCTGTGGTTGGCTTGGTGGCCTATCTTCTCTGTTTAAATCTTGACGAGTAG